A genome region from Macrotis lagotis isolate mMagLag1 chromosome 4, bilby.v1.9.chrom.fasta, whole genome shotgun sequence includes the following:
- the FAM241B gene encoding protein FAM241B: MVRILANGDIVQDDDPRARASTTFRNITSRQNFFTRGEGQAHGGPAPNIHHLGPRPGAHRSPFSDINQQLVNLGFPLWHLGDQVVEPVMSILLLFLVMMLGVRGLLLVGLVYMVSQLSLR; this comes from the exons ATGGTGAGGATCTTAGCCAATGGGGATATCGTACAAGATGATGACCCTCGAGCCAGGGCCAGCACCACCTTTCGGAATATTACATCTCGCCAG aACTTTTTCACCAGAGGAGAAGGCCAAGCTCATGGGGGTCCTGCTCCAAATATCCATCACCTGGGGCCCAGGCCAGGTGCCCATCGCTCCCCATTCTCTGACATCAACCAGCAGCTGGTGAACTTGGGCTTCCCCCTGTGGCACCTGGGGGACCAGGTGGTGGAGCCTGTGATGTCCATCCTTCTTCTGTTCTTAGTCATGATGCTGGGAGTTCGGGGGCTGCTGCTGGTGGGCCTTGTCTATATGGTGTCCCAGTTGAGCCTTCGGTGA